The proteins below are encoded in one region of Scyliorhinus torazame isolate Kashiwa2021f chromosome 16, sScyTor2.1, whole genome shotgun sequence:
- the LOC140392284 gene encoding dispanin subfamily A member 2b-like produces the protein MENKMNQPIFNSGVHAFQGPHHTVEVPTSTLTMGVRTLPVKDHILWTIFNFVYGHFCCLVFLALIFSVKSGDRKVLRDIYGAENYSSTSKTLNIAATFSSSLVFVIILFAAGVISVRPR, from the coding sequence ATGGAGAACAAAATGAACCAGCCTATTTTCAACAGTGGAGTCCATGCTTTCCAGGGGCCACACCACACCGTGGAGGTGCCCACCAGCACGCTGACGATGGGAGTCCGTACTCTGCCTGTGAAAGACCACATCCTCTGGACTATTTTCAACTTTGTTTACGGTCATTTTTGTTGCCTTGTGTTCCTGGCTTTGATCTTTTCAGTTAAGTCTGGAGATCGTAAAGTTCTGCGAGATATTTATGGGGCTGAAAATTACAGCTCCACATCAAAAACCTTGAATATAGCTGCAACATTTTCATCTAGCCTCGTGTTTGTCATCATCTTGTTTGCTGCTGGGGTGATCAGCGTTCGCCCTCGTTAA